One genomic region from Polyangiaceae bacterium encodes:
- a CDS encoding ADP-ribosylglycohydrolase family protein, with protein MDRAARLRGGIYGLLVGDALGVPYEFHPASELPPKSALAMNPPATLPGGETFRRAHQGVPPGTWSDDGAQALCLLVSLLEQGRLELNDFADRCVRWYHDAYLTPDGVVFDVGVQTSGALNAIRRGVPLSEAGRNDERGNGNGSLMRCLPLALWHQGNDTQLAVDAQAQSIITHPHPRSQVCCAIYCLWARGLLNGVPSEAAFSAAISKLRALYPADSPHLQELEFHIRPEEDAAIRGSGYVVDSLRAARHLLATEASYEDVVRGAIALGEDTDTTACIAGGVAGVLYGDAQIPEEWLGELKGRALVDPLLASLLKTTKQA; from the coding sequence ATCGATCGAGCTGCGCGCCTGCGAGGCGGGATCTACGGCCTCCTGGTTGGAGACGCCTTGGGTGTGCCCTACGAGTTTCATCCCGCGTCGGAGCTCCCCCCGAAGAGCGCCCTCGCAATGAACCCGCCGGCGACACTGCCAGGCGGTGAGACGTTCCGGCGCGCGCATCAGGGCGTGCCACCAGGCACTTGGAGCGACGATGGCGCTCAGGCGTTGTGCCTCTTGGTTTCCTTGCTCGAGCAGGGACGCCTCGAGCTGAACGACTTCGCTGATCGCTGCGTGCGCTGGTATCACGACGCGTACCTGACCCCGGACGGCGTGGTGTTCGACGTCGGGGTGCAGACGTCTGGTGCGCTCAACGCGATTCGGCGTGGTGTCCCGCTCAGTGAAGCTGGGCGCAACGACGAGCGCGGCAACGGCAACGGCTCACTCATGCGCTGCCTGCCGCTGGCGCTGTGGCACCAGGGCAACGACACGCAGCTCGCGGTCGATGCCCAAGCTCAGTCGATCATCACGCACCCCCACCCGCGGTCCCAGGTCTGCTGCGCGATCTACTGCTTGTGGGCGCGGGGGTTGCTAAACGGAGTTCCAAGCGAGGCCGCGTTCTCCGCCGCCATCAGCAAGCTGCGGGCACTCTACCCAGCGGACAGTCCGCACCTGCAAGAACTCGAATTTCATATCCGCCCGGAAGAAGACGCAGCCATCCGCGGTTCGGGCTATGTCGTGGATTCCCTGCGCGCGGCCCGGCACTTGCTGGCGACGGAGGCGAGCTACGAGGACGTCGTGCGCGGCGCGATCGCCCTGGGCGAGGACACCGACACCACCGCGTGCATCGCCGGTGGAGTCGCCGGTGTGCTCTACGGGGACGCGCAGATCCCCGAGGAATGGCTCGGCGAGCTCAAGGGACGCGCCCTCGTCGACCCGCTGCTCGCGTCACTGCTCAAGACGACGAAGCAGGCTTGA
- a CDS encoding GNAT family N-acetyltransferase — protein MREARDALAALRVSVFRDFPYLYEGSLSYELEYLEVYFRSQGAFSAVVWQGEEAVGATTMLPLTDAEAEAQEPFLEAGYERAELAYFGESVLLRAFRGRGLGVKFFELREAHARSLGLKLATFCAVDRPTDHPARPADYVPNDSFWQHRGYRKVPELQASFSWPDVGETESTSKSMTFWLREL, from the coding sequence ATGCGGGAAGCCCGAGATGCGCTGGCAGCGCTGCGCGTCTCCGTGTTCCGCGATTTTCCCTACTTGTACGAGGGCAGCCTGAGCTACGAGCTCGAGTACCTCGAGGTGTACTTTCGCTCCCAGGGGGCCTTCTCCGCGGTCGTTTGGCAGGGGGAGGAAGCCGTGGGGGCGACCACGATGCTGCCGCTCACCGACGCGGAGGCCGAGGCGCAAGAGCCCTTCCTCGAAGCCGGCTATGAGCGCGCGGAGCTCGCCTACTTCGGCGAGTCCGTGCTGCTGCGAGCGTTTCGTGGTCGCGGCTTGGGGGTGAAGTTCTTCGAACTGCGTGAGGCGCACGCGCGGTCGCTGGGGCTCAAGCTGGCGACGTTTTGCGCCGTCGACCGCCCTACAGACCATCCAGCGCGCCCCGCAGACTACGTGCCAAACGATAGCTTTTGGCAGCACCGGGGCTACCGCAAGGTGCCTGAGCTTCAAGCGAGCTTCAGCTGGCCCGACGTCGGAGAGACGGAGTCGACGTCGAAGAGCATGACCTTCTGGCTAAGAGAGTTGTAA
- a CDS encoding nuclear transport factor 2 family protein, whose translation MTRSDTIELLTTYYQRFNAADWAGFLDLLSDDVIHDINQGGRERGRAVFGAFMQRMERCYREEIKSIVILADDSGKRAAVEFVVHGTYLNTDEGLPEATGQTYVLPGGAFFEIEAGKVKRVTNYYNLEEWLRQIGAPT comes from the coding sequence ATGACCCGCAGCGACACCATCGAGCTCCTCACCACCTACTATCAGCGCTTCAACGCCGCCGACTGGGCTGGCTTCCTCGACCTCTTGAGCGATGACGTGATTCACGACATCAATCAGGGGGGGAGGGAGCGCGGTAGGGCGGTGTTCGGCGCCTTCATGCAACGTATGGAGCGTTGCTACCGTGAGGAAATAAAGAGCATCGTCATTCTAGCCGACGACTCCGGGAAGCGCGCGGCGGTTGAGTTCGTCGTTCACGGTACGTACCTCAACACCGATGAAGGCCTGCCTGAGGCCACTGGGCAAACCTACGTACTGCCTGGCGGCGCGTTCTTCGAGATCGAAGCGGGCAAGGTGAAGCGGGTCACCAACTACTACAACCTCGAGGAGTGGCTGCGGCAGATCGGAGCGCCCACGTGA
- a CDS encoding chemotaxis protein CheW encodes MTYEPNETSDEAIWVTFRLHGQLYAMPADRIGEMLLLPRTLPVPTQPPWIRGVTRVREDVVLVAEARRQFGLQALSEETNALVDLLTTREQDHRNWLDALEKSVREGTRFALATDPHQCGFGKWYDSYRTDNLLFAAHLKRFDEPHKAIHALAAKTLAMVTDGKREEALALIQAARETELNEMIQLFETAKHLVQESTREILIVLRGASPKAGLCVDAIARVGVINSVQGIAQSPAGGGVINNVAQVGDDVVMLVDEEFLANSFSSIGVAFEAQSAA; translated from the coding sequence GTGACCTACGAGCCGAACGAGACCTCCGACGAGGCTATTTGGGTGACCTTTCGCCTGCATGGCCAATTGTACGCGATGCCCGCGGACCGCATCGGCGAGATGCTGCTGCTCCCAAGGACGCTTCCGGTGCCGACTCAGCCCCCGTGGATTCGCGGTGTCACTCGAGTGCGTGAAGACGTAGTCCTCGTCGCCGAAGCGCGGCGCCAGTTTGGGCTTCAGGCGCTCAGCGAGGAGACCAACGCGTTGGTTGATCTGCTCACCACGCGGGAGCAAGACCACAGAAACTGGTTGGATGCGTTGGAGAAGTCAGTCCGCGAAGGCACGCGCTTCGCGCTCGCGACCGACCCCCATCAGTGCGGCTTCGGCAAATGGTACGATAGTTACCGTACGGATAATTTGCTCTTCGCGGCGCACCTGAAACGCTTCGACGAGCCCCACAAGGCCATTCACGCGCTCGCAGCGAAGACCTTGGCGATGGTCACTGATGGCAAGAGGGAAGAGGCGTTGGCGTTGATCCAGGCTGCGCGCGAGACCGAGCTGAACGAGATGATTCAGCTCTTCGAAACCGCAAAGCACCTGGTTCAAGAGTCAACGCGGGAGATCCTGATCGTGCTACGCGGCGCGTCTCCCAAAGCGGGGCTGTGCGTCGACGCGATCGCCCGAGTGGGTGTGATCAATTCAGTGCAAGGCATCGCTCAGTCACCGGCGGGCGGTGGAGTGATCAACAACGTGGCTCAGGTCGGGGACGACGTCGTGATGTTGGTGGACGAGGAGTTCCTCGCAAACAGCTTCAGCTCCATCGGCGTCGCGTTCGAGGCTCAGAGCGCTGCTTAG
- a CDS encoding alpha/beta hydrolase has protein sequence MRSLLIPALLAVLHSGCTPNKCAEAPPPVPPTLDEPSAEPTPTPAAEPAEASSPPAPSRFDARLSLYEYPYPVKFADLKAQGRPVQMAYMDVPAVADKPAKLPVLLLHGKNFSGAYWARTVDALTKAGHRVLVPDQIGFGKSSKPTDVQYSFQLLAELTHEVVTQVGLSELAVVGHSMGGMLATRYALMFPEETKRLALVNPIGLEDWQTVVPYRDVEAWYQRELGSTPEGVKKYMLNAYFAGQWKPEYDPLLEIQAGWATGPDKATTARVSALTYDMIFTQPVVQDFPRIRQPTLLIIGQRDRTALGKDAVSPEVAQKLGDYPALGRLAKQRIPGAKLVELKGVGHVPQFEAFDSYIKALTEFFE, from the coding sequence ATGCGAAGTCTGCTCATCCCGGCGCTTTTGGCCGTCCTTCACAGCGGGTGCACTCCCAACAAGTGCGCAGAGGCACCGCCTCCAGTGCCGCCCACCCTCGACGAGCCCAGTGCAGAACCGACGCCTACTCCTGCGGCGGAACCGGCAGAGGCGTCGTCCCCGCCTGCGCCGAGTCGCTTCGACGCGCGCTTGTCGCTGTATGAGTATCCCTATCCCGTGAAGTTCGCGGATCTGAAGGCCCAAGGGCGTCCGGTTCAGATGGCCTATATGGACGTACCAGCCGTCGCGGACAAGCCAGCCAAGCTCCCTGTGCTGTTACTTCACGGAAAGAACTTCAGCGGCGCGTACTGGGCAAGGACTGTGGATGCTCTGACCAAGGCTGGACATCGCGTCTTGGTGCCCGACCAGATCGGATTCGGCAAGTCGAGCAAGCCGACCGACGTGCAGTACAGCTTTCAGCTGTTGGCCGAGTTGACGCACGAGGTCGTGACCCAGGTAGGGTTGAGCGAGCTCGCCGTCGTTGGACACTCCATGGGCGGCATGCTCGCGACGCGCTACGCATTAATGTTCCCGGAGGAAACAAAGCGGCTGGCGCTCGTGAACCCCATTGGCCTCGAAGATTGGCAGACGGTGGTGCCCTACCGTGACGTGGAAGCCTGGTATCAGCGGGAGCTCGGGTCAACGCCCGAGGGCGTGAAGAAGTACATGCTGAATGCCTACTTCGCAGGGCAATGGAAGCCGGAGTACGATCCGTTGTTGGAGATCCAGGCTGGCTGGGCAACGGGACCAGACAAGGCGACTACGGCGCGCGTGTCCGCGCTGACGTACGACATGATCTTCACTCAGCCCGTGGTGCAGGACTTTCCGCGGATCCGGCAGCCGACCCTACTCATCATCGGCCAGCGGGATCGCACTGCGCTCGGCAAGGACGCCGTCTCGCCGGAGGTCGCTCAGAAGTTGGGCGACTATCCCGCCTTGGGGCGCCTCGCCAAGCAGCGCATCCCCGGGGCGAAGCTGGTCGAGCTCAAGGGCGTTGGGCACGTCCCTCAGTTCGAGGCCTTCGACAGCTACATCAAGGCGCTCACCGAGTTTTTCGAGTGA